The following are encoded together in the Bradyrhizobium algeriense genome:
- a CDS encoding gamma-glutamyltransferase family protein, whose product MSNINPDPFTTRPEIEGTFGVVTSTHWIATAVGMGILEKGGNAFDAGVATAFTLQVVEPHLNGPGGDVPIIVHDTKRGRTEVICGQGPAPAKATIAHYKSEGLEMVPGTGLLAACVPGTFESWMLLLRDYGTMRLRDVLEPAIAYARDGYPLVERASATIQVVEKLFRNHWTTSAAVYLPNNEVPRPGTLFTNKKLSETYARILKEAESAGSDRVAQIERARKSWSHGFVAEAIDKFCRTQEVMDVSGSPHRGVLSADDMARWQPTVEAPLTYDYGRYTVCKPGVWSQGPVMLQQLALLKGFELDGLDPAGPEFIHLQIECAKLAFADREKFYGDPKFTEIPIATLLSDAYNDERRKLISRDKASLDFIPGSVEGFGSVVKLRRAEGDREAVGAMGAGEPTVGRFGEVRGDTVHFDIIDQAGNMISATPSGGWLQSSPIIPELGFCLGSRAQMFWLEEDHPAALAPGKRPRTTLSPTMCYRDGEPYMAWGSPGGDQQDQWTTQFFLRHVHAKLNLQEAIDAPAWHSEHFPISFWPRTARPGVLVVENRVPKATVDTLKGRGHVVEIGPDWSEGRLTAASKVGRRRRAAANPRGMQGYAAGR is encoded by the coding sequence ATGAGCAACATCAATCCCGATCCGTTCACCACAAGGCCGGAAATCGAAGGCACTTTTGGCGTGGTCACCTCGACCCACTGGATCGCGACCGCGGTCGGCATGGGCATCCTGGAAAAAGGCGGCAACGCCTTCGACGCCGGTGTGGCCACCGCCTTCACGCTGCAGGTGGTGGAGCCGCATCTGAACGGTCCCGGCGGCGACGTGCCGATCATCGTGCACGACACCAAGCGCGGCCGCACCGAGGTGATCTGCGGCCAGGGCCCCGCGCCTGCGAAGGCAACAATTGCGCATTACAAGAGCGAAGGCCTGGAGATGGTGCCCGGCACCGGGCTTCTCGCCGCCTGCGTGCCCGGCACGTTCGAATCCTGGATGCTGCTGCTTCGCGACTACGGCACGATGCGGCTGCGCGACGTGCTCGAGCCTGCGATCGCCTATGCGCGCGACGGCTATCCGCTGGTCGAGCGCGCATCCGCGACTATCCAGGTCGTCGAGAAATTGTTCCGCAATCACTGGACGACGTCGGCCGCCGTCTACCTGCCGAACAACGAGGTGCCGCGGCCCGGCACGCTATTCACCAACAAAAAACTCTCGGAAACCTACGCCCGCATTCTGAAGGAGGCCGAAAGCGCCGGCTCCGACCGCGTTGCGCAGATCGAACGCGCGCGAAAATCCTGGTCGCACGGCTTCGTGGCGGAAGCGATCGACAAGTTCTGCCGTACCCAGGAAGTGATGGATGTCAGCGGCTCGCCGCATCGCGGCGTGCTTTCGGCCGACGACATGGCGCGCTGGCAGCCGACCGTCGAGGCGCCGCTGACGTATGACTATGGCCGCTACACCGTCTGCAAGCCCGGCGTCTGGAGCCAGGGCCCTGTGATGCTGCAGCAGCTCGCGCTGTTGAAGGGCTTTGAGCTCGACGGGCTCGATCCCGCCGGCCCCGAGTTCATTCATCTGCAGATCGAATGCGCAAAACTCGCCTTCGCCGACCGCGAGAAGTTTTATGGCGACCCGAAATTCACCGAAATCCCGATCGCGACCTTGCTGTCGGACGCCTACAACGACGAACGCCGCAAGCTGATCTCAAGGGACAAGGCCTCGCTCGATTTCATCCCGGGCTCGGTCGAAGGTTTCGGCTCGGTCGTAAAGCTGCGCCGCGCCGAAGGTGACCGCGAAGCGGTCGGCGCCATGGGCGCAGGCGAGCCGACCGTCGGCCGCTTCGGCGAGGTGCGCGGCGATACCGTGCATTTCGACATTATCGACCAGGCCGGCAACATGATTTCAGCAACGCCGTCCGGCGGCTGGCTGCAATCCTCGCCGATCATTCCGGAACTTGGCTTCTGCCTCGGCAGCCGCGCTCAGATGTTCTGGCTGGAGGAAGATCACCCGGCCGCACTCGCGCCCGGCAAGCGCCCACGGACCACGCTCTCGCCGACCATGTGCTATCGCGACGGCGAGCCGTACATGGCCTGGGGATCGCCGGGCGGCGACCAGCAGGATCAATGGACCACGCAATTCTTCCTGCGGCACGTCCACGCCAAACTGAACCTGCAGGAAGCGATCGACGCGCCGGCCTGGCACTCCGAACACTTCCCGATCTCGTTCTGGCCGCGCACCGCACGTCCCGGCGTGCTCGTGGTCGAAAACCGCGTGCCGAAGGCGACCGTCGATACGCTGAAGGGCCGCGGCCACGTCGTCGAGATCGGCCCCGACTGGTCGGAAGGTCGCCTCACTGCAGCTTCCAAAGTTGGCCGCCGCCGCCGCGCTGCCGCCAATCCCAGGGGCATGCAGGGCTACGCGGCCGGACGATAG
- a CDS encoding DUF1028 domain-containing protein, whose product MTWSIIARDSLTGQIGIAVATRFFAVGARVPHIAPGTGGVATQALVNPYYGIDGVKLLREGREPREVVDTLIASDDGREARQLHVMDIKGRIAAHTGSECVDWCGHIQGDGFSLAGNMLAGAAVLDDTAQAFIANASLPFAQRLIVAMKAGEAAGGDKRGKQSAAMVIQGEEEWSDLDLRVDDHTDPLAELERLEQVSRERWVHFRPFLPTRRNPAGITDRAVIDATIEAALAGKT is encoded by the coding sequence ATGACCTGGTCGATCATCGCCCGCGATTCGCTCACCGGCCAAATCGGCATTGCAGTCGCGACCAGATTTTTCGCGGTAGGCGCGCGCGTGCCGCATATCGCTCCCGGCACCGGCGGCGTCGCCACGCAAGCGCTGGTCAACCCCTATTACGGCATCGACGGCGTAAAACTGCTGCGCGAAGGGCGCGAGCCCCGCGAGGTGGTGGACACGCTGATTGCCAGCGACGACGGCCGCGAGGCCCGGCAGCTTCATGTCATGGATATCAAGGGCCGGATTGCCGCGCATACCGGCAGCGAATGCGTCGACTGGTGCGGTCATATTCAGGGCGACGGCTTTTCGCTTGCCGGCAACATGCTGGCTGGCGCTGCCGTGCTCGACGATACCGCGCAGGCCTTTATCGCCAATGCCAGCCTGCCCTTTGCGCAGCGGCTGATCGTGGCCATGAAGGCCGGCGAAGCCGCCGGGGGCGACAAGCGCGGCAAGCAATCGGCCGCGATGGTGATCCAGGGCGAAGAGGAATGGTCCGATCTCGACCTGCGCGTCGACGACCATACCGATCCGCTTGCCGAACTCGAGCGGCTGGAACAGGTCAGCCGCGAGCGCTGGGTGCATTTCCGCCCGTTCCTGCCGACGCGGAGAAATCCTGCGGGGATCACCGACCGCGCCGTGATTGACGCCACCATCGAAGCGGCGTTGGCGGGCAAGACATGA
- a CDS encoding ABC transporter ATP-binding protein, giving the protein MTVGPLIEIEGLRVVFHGDHGRTTHAVDSVDLSVANGATLGLVGESGCGKSVTSLAIMGLLSKHSAEVSGSIRFDGFDLLEVPDQTLRDLRGNRLAMIFQEPMTSLNPSFTIGDQIIETILRHRGGSRRQARERAIELLRRVHIPSPDKRIDEYPHKLSGGMRQRVMIAMALACDPRLLIADEPTTALDVTLQAQILDLMRELKAASGAAIILITHDLGVVAEVCDEVAVMYAGEIVERAPVDELFANPQHPYTVGLLGSIPRLDRRAAHLATIEGMVPNMANPPSGCRFAARCPFVIETCVTAPPPLAIVSTGHASRCIRAPLERLVS; this is encoded by the coding sequence ATGACGGTAGGTCCGCTGATCGAAATCGAGGGCCTGCGCGTGGTGTTCCACGGCGACCACGGCCGCACCACGCACGCGGTCGACAGCGTCGATCTCAGCGTGGCCAACGGCGCCACGCTGGGTCTGGTCGGTGAATCCGGCTGCGGCAAGAGCGTAACCTCGCTCGCCATCATGGGGCTGCTGTCAAAGCATTCCGCCGAGGTCTCCGGCTCGATCCGCTTCGACGGCTTCGATCTGCTGGAAGTGCCCGACCAAACCCTGCGCGACCTGCGCGGCAACCGGCTGGCGATGATCTTCCAGGAGCCGATGACCTCGCTCAATCCGAGTTTTACCATCGGCGACCAGATCATCGAAACCATCCTGCGCCACCGTGGCGGCTCGCGGCGGCAGGCGCGCGAGCGCGCCATCGAGCTGCTGCGGCGCGTTCACATCCCCTCGCCCGACAAGCGGATCGACGAGTATCCGCACAAGCTCTCCGGCGGCATGCGCCAGCGCGTGATGATCGCGATGGCGCTAGCCTGCGACCCGCGCCTTTTGATCGCGGACGAGCCGACCACCGCGCTCGACGTCACCCTGCAGGCACAAATCCTCGATCTGATGCGCGAACTCAAAGCCGCCAGCGGCGCCGCGATCATCCTGATCACCCATGATCTCGGCGTGGTCGCCGAGGTCTGCGACGAGGTCGCGGTAATGTATGCCGGCGAAATCGTCGAGCGCGCGCCGGTCGACGAACTCTTTGCCAATCCCCAGCATCCCTACACCGTCGGCCTGCTCGGTTCGATCCCGCGGCTCGACCGCCGCGCAGCGCATCTGGCGACCATCGAGGGCATGGTGCCGAACATGGCGAACCCGCCATCCGGTTGCCGCTTCGCCGCACGCTGCCCCTTTGTTATCGAGACCTGCGTGACCGCGCCGCCGCCGCTCGCCATCGTGAGCACGGGCCACGCCTCGCGCTGCATCCGTGCACCGCTGGAGCGGCTGGTGTCATGA
- a CDS encoding dipeptide ABC transporter ATP-binding protein yields MTALLEVDGLVKHFVAARSVFGTPTAYVKAVDGVNFTVEAGKTLALVGESGCGKSTVSRLVLRLIEPDAGTVRFEGRDLGALDANALRAFRRDAQIIFQDPYASLNPRMTVSQILTEPLALHDLVPAARRRERVEELLRLVGLEPRFARRYPHEFSGGQRQRIAIARALAVEPKLIICDEPVSALDVSIRSQILNLLRDLQDRLGLAYIFVSHDLAVVKHIADRVAVMNLGGIVETAAADALFAAPRHPYSRALLSAIPVPKPQAKRSRIVLEGEMPSALNPPAGCRFHTRCPYVIARCRTEIPPLLADGTGHATACHRTTELPAPENIVPADGGFSPVLEKLVAAFSGGTEGTGRAGVGISGTRPTA; encoded by the coding sequence ATGACCGCGCTTCTCGAAGTCGACGGCCTCGTGAAGCATTTCGTCGCCGCGCGTTCTGTGTTCGGAACACCCACCGCCTATGTCAAAGCGGTCGACGGCGTCAACTTCACCGTCGAGGCCGGCAAAACGCTGGCGCTGGTCGGCGAATCCGGTTGCGGCAAATCCACCGTGAGCCGGCTGGTGCTGCGGCTGATCGAGCCGGATGCTGGAACCGTCCGCTTCGAAGGCCGCGACCTCGGCGCGCTCGACGCCAACGCGTTGCGCGCCTTCCGCCGCGACGCGCAGATCATTTTCCAGGACCCCTATGCGTCGCTCAACCCGCGCATGACCGTCAGCCAGATCCTCACCGAGCCGCTGGCGCTGCACGATCTGGTGCCGGCTGCGCGCCGGCGCGAGCGGGTCGAGGAGCTGCTGCGGCTGGTCGGGCTGGAGCCGCGCTTCGCCCGCCGCTATCCGCACGAGTTTTCCGGCGGCCAGCGCCAGCGTATCGCGATCGCGCGGGCGCTGGCGGTGGAGCCGAAACTCATCATCTGCGACGAGCCGGTATCCGCGCTCGACGTCTCGATCCGTTCGCAGATCCTCAATTTGCTGCGCGACCTGCAGGACCGGCTCGGCCTCGCCTACATCTTCGTCTCACATGATCTTGCGGTCGTGAAGCACATCGCCGACCGCGTCGCCGTGATGAATCTCGGCGGCATTGTCGAGACCGCGGCCGCCGACGCGCTGTTCGCAGCGCCCCGGCATCCTTATAGCCGCGCGCTGTTGTCAGCCATTCCAGTGCCCAAGCCGCAGGCCAAACGCAGCCGCATTGTGCTGGAGGGCGAGATGCCGAGCGCGCTCAATCCGCCCGCCGGCTGCCGCTTCCATACCCGCTGCCCCTACGTCATCGCGCGCTGCCGCACTGAAATTCCGCCGCTGCTTGCCGACGGCACGGGACACGCCACCGCCTGTCACCGCACCACAGAATTGCCGGCGCCCGAAAATATCGTTCCCGCCGATGGCGGCTTTTCGCCGGTGCTGGAAAAATTGGTCGCCGCCTTCAGCGGCGGCACGGAAGGTACAGGCCGCGCCGGGGTTGGTATATCAGGGACACGGCCAACAGCGTAA
- a CDS encoding ABC transporter substrate-binding protein: MKIFRLAITAASLLLSLPAIGQAQTTLRIGLAEDPDILDPTMARTYVGRIVFASFCDKLFDIDEKLNIVPQLALSHETSVDGKEVTIKLRPGVKFHDGEAFNAEAAKFSLERHLTFPGSFRKPELAAVDRIDVVDPLTIKLTLKAPYSPLVAQLTDRAGMMVSPKAAKEAGDKFGLRPVCAGPYKFVERVQQDRMVFEKFADYWNKDSIHIDRIVYLPLVDATVRLANLKSGGLDLIERVLATDLKEVQTDPKLKLSTAIELGYQGVTLNVGKDKAKGPLSQSAKVRQALDLSLDRDAISQVVSNGEFKPGNQWVNPDHPYYQKAFPVPKRDIAKAKALLKEAGVTPPVSVDFMVSKGAETEAASQVIQSMAAEAGFDMKLRVTEFATSLKQAEAGEYQAYLLAWSGRIDPDGNSYIFQKTDAPQNYSAWSNKEADKALDDGRLVTDQAQRKAIYEKLSKMVLEEKPLLYIYHRRILIAHTTKLEGYKQMPDGLVRVVGLKLK, translated from the coding sequence ATGAAAATCTTTCGTTTGGCAATCACCGCGGCATCGCTGCTGCTGTCGCTTCCGGCAATCGGTCAGGCCCAGACCACGTTGCGGATCGGGCTCGCCGAGGATCCTGATATCCTCGATCCGACCATGGCCCGCACCTATGTCGGCCGCATCGTGTTCGCATCGTTCTGCGACAAGCTGTTCGACATCGACGAGAAGCTCAACATCGTGCCTCAGCTCGCGCTGAGCCATGAGACTTCGGTCGACGGCAAGGAAGTCACCATCAAGCTCAGGCCCGGCGTCAAGTTTCACGACGGCGAGGCCTTCAATGCGGAGGCCGCAAAGTTTTCGCTGGAACGGCATCTGACATTTCCGGGCTCGTTCCGAAAGCCGGAACTGGCGGCCGTCGATCGTATCGATGTCGTCGATCCCCTCACCATCAAGCTGACATTGAAGGCCCCCTACTCGCCGCTGGTCGCACAGCTCACCGATCGCGCCGGAATGATGGTATCGCCCAAGGCGGCAAAAGAGGCCGGCGACAAGTTCGGACTGCGGCCGGTTTGCGCCGGTCCCTACAAATTCGTCGAGCGCGTGCAGCAGGACCGCATGGTGTTCGAGAAATTCGCAGACTACTGGAACAAGGACAGTATCCACATCGACCGCATCGTCTACCTGCCGCTGGTGGATGCGACAGTGCGGCTTGCCAATTTGAAATCCGGCGGCCTTGACCTGATCGAACGCGTGCTCGCGACGGACCTCAAGGAGGTGCAGACCGATCCGAAACTCAAATTGTCCACCGCGATCGAGCTCGGCTATCAGGGCGTGACGTTAAACGTCGGCAAGGACAAGGCCAAGGGACCGCTCAGCCAGTCCGCCAAGGTGCGGCAGGCGCTCGACCTGTCGCTCGACCGCGACGCGATCAGCCAGGTGGTGTCCAACGGCGAGTTCAAGCCCGGAAACCAGTGGGTCAACCCCGATCATCCCTATTACCAGAAAGCCTTTCCGGTGCCGAAGCGCGACATCGCCAAGGCCAAGGCGCTGTTGAAGGAAGCGGGCGTCACGCCGCCAGTCAGCGTCGACTTCATGGTGTCGAAAGGCGCTGAAACCGAAGCGGCATCGCAGGTGATCCAGTCGATGGCGGCGGAGGCCGGTTTCGACATGAAGCTCAGGGTCACTGAGTTCGCCACCTCGTTGAAGCAGGCCGAAGCCGGAGAATACCAGGCTTATCTGCTGGCCTGGAGCGGCCGGATCGATCCGGACGGCAACTCCTACATCTTCCAGAAGACCGACGCGCCGCAGAACTACAGCGCCTGGTCCAACAAGGAGGCCGACAAGGCGCTCGATGACGGCCGTCTTGTCACCGACCAGGCGCAGCGCAAGGCGATCTATGAAAAACTGTCGAAGATGGTGCTGGAGGAAAAGCCGCTGCTCTATATCTATCACCGCCGCATCCTGATCGCGCACACGACGAAGCTCGAGGGCTACAAGCAGATGCCGGACGGGCTGGTGCGTGTGGTCGGGCTGAAGCTGAAGTGA
- a CDS encoding ABC transporter permease: MLNFLARRVVQLIPTLFFVSILIFSLQQLLPGDPALVMAGEERDPEVIAQIRQQYRLDQPVPVQYVYWVKGVLSGDFGESLRNKVSVRELIAQKLPVTMQLASMAIIIAFLVGIPAGIISAVKKGTAWDYGANFFALWGISTPNFWLGIMLIFLFSIKLGWLPASGYVPLTENWRASLASTIMPAFVLGNAIAAILMRHTRSAMLQVLESDYVRTARAKGLSERSVILKHAMRNALTPVITLGALELGTLLSGAVLTEQIFSIPGFGKLIVDAVFNRDYAVVQGVVLTTATIYITLNLIADIAYVLVNPRLRA, encoded by the coding sequence ATGCTGAATTTTCTCGCACGGCGCGTTGTCCAGCTGATCCCGACGCTGTTCTTCGTCTCGATCCTGATTTTTTCGCTGCAGCAATTGCTGCCGGGCGATCCGGCGCTTGTCATGGCGGGCGAGGAACGCGACCCTGAGGTCATCGCGCAGATCCGTCAGCAATACCGGCTCGATCAGCCGGTGCCGGTGCAATATGTCTACTGGGTCAAGGGCGTGCTATCGGGCGATTTCGGCGAGTCGCTGCGCAACAAGGTATCGGTGCGCGAGCTGATCGCACAGAAACTGCCGGTGACGATGCAACTGGCGTCGATGGCGATCATCATTGCCTTCCTGGTCGGCATCCCCGCGGGAATCATATCGGCCGTCAAGAAGGGCACGGCCTGGGACTATGGCGCGAATTTCTTTGCGCTGTGGGGAATCTCGACGCCCAACTTCTGGCTCGGCATCATGCTGATCTTCCTGTTCTCCATCAAGCTCGGCTGGCTGCCGGCATCAGGCTATGTGCCGCTGACCGAGAACTGGCGCGCCAGCCTCGCGTCCACCATCATGCCGGCCTTCGTGCTGGGCAATGCGATCGCCGCCATCCTGATGCGGCATACCCGCAGCGCCATGCTGCAGGTGCTGGAAAGCGATTACGTCCGCACCGCCCGCGCCAAGGGCCTTTCCGAACGCTCGGTCATTCTCAAGCACGCCATGCGCAACGCGCTGACGCCCGTCATTACGCTGGGCGCGCTCGAACTGGGCACGCTGCTGTCGGGCGCGGTGCTGACCGAGCAGATTTTCTCGATTCCGGGCTTTGGCAAGCTGATCGTGGACGCGGTGTTCAACCGCGATTATGCGGTCGTGCAGGGCGTCGTGTTGACGACGGCGACGATCTACATCACGCTCAATCTCATAGCCGACATCGCCTATGTCCTCGTCAATCCGCGGCTGAGGGCCTAG
- a CDS encoding ABC transporter permease, protein MTDAALGAIKLTASDELESPARRALRRLFKRKGAVAGLVVIAIFVLLALFAPLISPYEPIATSWSLVRKPPSALHWFGTDELGRDILARVIYGARASLLAGAISVGIALSIGVPLGLLSGYRGGFIDALISRITDAMLACPFLILAIALAAFLGPSLGNAMIAIGISATPIFVRLTRGQVMSVKVEDYVEAARAMGNPRWRIALFHILPNIMPALLVQATLSIAAAIIAEAALSFLGLGQQPPAPSWGSMLNAAQRFLTNAPWMAVWPGLAIFLVVLSFNLVGDGLRDALDPRER, encoded by the coding sequence ATGACCGACGCTGCCCTCGGCGCGATCAAGCTGACCGCTTCCGACGAACTGGAGAGCCCGGCGCGGCGCGCGCTGCGGCGCCTGTTCAAGCGCAAGGGCGCGGTGGCGGGCCTTGTCGTGATCGCAATCTTCGTCCTGCTCGCGCTGTTTGCGCCGCTGATCTCGCCTTACGAGCCGATCGCGACGAGCTGGTCGCTGGTGCGCAAGCCGCCCTCCGCGCTGCACTGGTTCGGTACCGACGAACTCGGCCGCGACATTCTCGCGCGCGTGATCTACGGCGCGCGGGCTTCGCTGCTGGCCGGCGCAATCTCGGTCGGGATCGCACTTTCCATTGGCGTGCCGCTCGGCCTGTTGTCGGGTTATCGCGGCGGCTTCATCGACGCCCTGATCAGCCGCATCACGGACGCGATGCTGGCCTGCCCGTTCCTGATCCTCGCGATTGCGCTGGCGGCGTTTCTGGGGCCGAGCCTCGGCAATGCCATGATCGCGATCGGCATCTCGGCGACACCGATCTTCGTGCGGCTCACGCGCGGGCAGGTGATGAGCGTCAAGGTCGAGGACTATGTCGAGGCCGCGCGCGCCATGGGTAATCCGCGGTGGCGCATCGCGCTGTTTCATATCCTTCCCAACATCATGCCGGCGCTATTGGTGCAGGCGACACTGTCGATCGCCGCGGCCATCATTGCGGAGGCCGCGCTGTCCTTCCTCGGCCTCGGCCAGCAGCCCCCGGCACCGTCCTGGGGTAGCATGCTGAACGCCGCGCAGCGCTTCCTCACCAACGCGCCCTGGATGGCGGTCTGGCCGGGGCTTGCGATCTTCCTCGTGGTGCTCTCGTTCAACCTGGTCGGCGACGGCCTGCGCGACGCGCTGGATCCGCGGGAGCGGTAG